The genome window ACCTATGCTTTCCTATATTTTTGGTCCAAGTTCAGGGTCACTAAGTGGGCTTGCTTCTGAAGTTCTTTATTTTGATAACGGGAGTTCTGCACGACGAATAATACATGCTTTTAAAGAAAGAGAAATGTCGATCGGCGAAGTTAGTAGAATATTCGGTTTTTTGGTCGTTGGAGATCCTTTTTTAACTCTAAATTAGAACTGAAATAAATAGCATAGTTGTAAAAATTTGTATGGGTGTATGCACCACCTAACAAGCCATTGCAGTGCGGGACTTTTAACAGTTGGCTTTTCTCACTGCGTTCGTTATTTTAGCCAACTATTAAAAGCCCCTGAATGGGGCGTTATGTTTCTTAATTGTTGCGCTTCATTGCAGCCTTGTAAACTTTTCCTTTGTCTCGCTTACCTACTGAAATTACCGTTACAGTTATCACATCATCGTTTACTTCGTAAACTAAACGGTAACCCGCTTGTCTGAGCTTTATTTTATAAAGCTCATTGGCGCCAGATAGTTTTGCGCTTGGAATGTGTGGGTTTTCTATAATTGCAGATAACTTTTTCTTAAACTGGTTTTGTATCGTGGCGCCAAGCTTCTTCCATTCTTTCAGCGCAGACTTTTTAAATTGCAGTTCATAGCTCATCTAAATTAACCTTTATGCTTTCCTCATTCTTGCGACTTTCGGCAA of Thalassotalea insulae contains these proteins:
- a CDS encoding type II toxin-antitoxin system RelE family toxin, whose protein sequence is MSYELQFKKSALKEWKKLGATIQNQFKKKLSAIIENPHIPSAKLSGANELYKIKLRQAGYRLVYEVNDDVITVTVISVGKRDKGKVYKAAMKRNN